The following coding sequences are from one Achromobacter sp. B7 window:
- the hpaE gene encoding 5-carboxymethyl-2-hydroxymuconate semialdehyde dehydrogenase, which translates to MSIKHWINGQQVDSADRFVTYNPATGEAIAEVAAGGQKEIDAAVAAAADAFPKWANTPAKERARLMRRLGELIDANVPHLAELETQDTGLPISQTRKQLIPRASENFNFFAEVCTRMNGHTYPVDDQMLNYTLYQPVGVCALVSPWNVPFMTATWKTAPCLALGNTAVLKMSELSPLTADQLGRLALEAGIPAGVLNVVQGYGADAGDALVRHPGVRAISFTGGTVTGKKIMANAGGIKKYSMELGGKSPVLIFDDADVDRALDAALFTIFSLNGERCTAGSRIFVQQSIYDDFVRKFAARAQRLVVGDPADEATHVGAMITRQHWEKVTGYIQLAEQEGARILAGGAGKPEGLPAHLARGNFVRPTVLADVDNRMRCAQEEIFGPVACLIPFKDEAHGLALANDVKYGLASYIWTSDIGRAHRLARGIEAGMVFINSQNVRDLRQPFGGTKESGTGREGGEYSYEVFAEIKNVCVSMGSHHIPRWGV; encoded by the coding sequence GTGAGCATCAAGCATTGGATCAACGGCCAGCAGGTCGATAGCGCTGACCGCTTCGTCACCTACAACCCCGCCACGGGCGAGGCCATTGCCGAAGTGGCGGCGGGCGGGCAGAAAGAAATCGACGCGGCCGTGGCGGCGGCGGCGGACGCGTTTCCCAAGTGGGCTAACACGCCCGCCAAGGAGCGCGCGCGGTTGATGCGCCGCCTGGGCGAACTTATCGACGCCAACGTGCCGCACCTGGCCGAACTGGAAACCCAGGACACGGGCCTGCCCATTTCGCAAACGCGCAAACAGCTGATTCCGCGCGCGTCCGAGAACTTCAATTTCTTTGCCGAAGTCTGCACCCGCATGAACGGCCACACCTATCCGGTGGACGATCAAATGCTGAACTACACGCTGTATCAGCCGGTGGGCGTGTGCGCGCTGGTGTCACCGTGGAACGTGCCCTTCATGACGGCCACCTGGAAGACGGCGCCGTGCCTGGCGCTGGGCAATACCGCCGTGTTGAAGATGTCTGAATTGTCCCCGCTGACCGCCGACCAATTGGGCCGGCTGGCGCTCGAAGCCGGCATTCCCGCCGGCGTGCTGAACGTGGTGCAGGGCTATGGCGCGGACGCGGGCGATGCGCTGGTGCGGCACCCGGGCGTGCGCGCCATCTCGTTCACCGGCGGCACGGTCACCGGCAAGAAAATCATGGCCAACGCGGGCGGCATCAAGAAATATTCGATGGAGCTGGGCGGCAAATCGCCCGTGCTGATTTTTGACGACGCTGATGTCGACCGCGCGCTGGACGCGGCGCTCTTCACGATTTTTTCGCTGAACGGCGAACGCTGCACCGCGGGTTCGCGCATCTTCGTGCAGCAATCCATCTACGACGATTTCGTGCGAAAGTTCGCCGCGCGCGCCCAGCGCCTGGTGGTCGGCGACCCTGCTGATGAGGCCACTCACGTGGGCGCGATGATCACGCGTCAGCATTGGGAAAAGGTCACCGGCTACATTCAGCTGGCCGAACAGGAAGGGGCGCGTATCCTGGCGGGCGGCGCGGGCAAGCCGGAAGGGTTGCCCGCGCATCTGGCGCGCGGCAATTTCGTGCGGCCCACGGTGCTGGCCGACGTGGACAACCGCATGCGTTGCGCGCAGGAAGAAATTTTCGGGCCGGTCGCCTGCCTGATCCCGTTCAAGGACGAAGCCCACGGGCTGGCGCTGGCCAACGATGTCAAATACGGCCTGGCCTCGTACATCTGGACGAGCGACATCGGCCGCGCGCACCGCTTGGCGCGTGGCATCGAAGCAGGCATGGTGTTCATCAACAGCCAAAACGTACGCGATCTGCGCCAGCCGTTCGGCGGCACCAAGGAATCCGGCACGGGACGCGAAGGCGGGGAATACAGCTACGAGGTGTTCGCCGAAATCAAGAACGTGTGCGTGTCGATGGGCAGCCACCACATCCCCAGATGGGGCGTGTGA
- the hpaH gene encoding 2-oxo-hept-4-ene-1,7-dioate hydratase, with amino-acid sequence MLDTQTVRSIAARLHEAERTRTQIRQISLDHPDIDIADAYAVQRAWMDIKLAEGRTRRGHKIGLTSRAMQQSSQIDEPDFGMLLDDMFFEDGGTIPAGRFILPRLEVELAFVLGKRLQGPHVTLFQVYDAVDYVIPALEIIDARSHGIDPDTKRPRKVFDTIADNAANAGVVMGGRPIKMGDFDLRWVGAILSRNAVIEETGVAAGVLNHPANGVVWLANKLAAHDVALEAGEIILSGSFTRPVAARPGDTFHVDYGALGSVNCHFN; translated from the coding sequence ATGCTAGACACCCAAACCGTACGCAGCATCGCCGCGCGCCTGCATGAAGCAGAACGCACGCGGACGCAGATCCGCCAGATTTCGCTGGACCATCCCGACATCGATATCGCCGACGCCTACGCCGTCCAGCGCGCCTGGATGGACATCAAGCTGGCCGAAGGCCGCACCCGGCGCGGTCACAAGATCGGTCTGACGTCCCGCGCGATGCAGCAGTCATCGCAGATCGACGAGCCCGATTTCGGCATGCTGCTGGACGACATGTTCTTCGAGGATGGCGGCACCATTCCCGCCGGCCGCTTCATCCTGCCGCGTCTGGAAGTCGAGCTGGCCTTCGTGCTGGGCAAGCGGCTGCAAGGCCCGCACGTGACGCTGTTCCAGGTGTATGACGCGGTGGACTACGTGATCCCCGCGCTGGAGATCATCGACGCGCGCTCGCACGGCATCGACCCCGACACCAAGCGGCCGCGCAAGGTGTTCGACACCATCGCCGACAACGCGGCGAACGCAGGCGTGGTGATGGGCGGGCGGCCTATAAAGATGGGCGATTTCGACCTGCGCTGGGTCGGCGCGATTTTGTCGCGCAACGCCGTGATCGAAGAAACCGGCGTGGCGGCGGGCGTCTTGAATCACCCGGCCAATGGCGTAGTATGGCTGGCTAACAAGCTGGCCGCCCACGACGTGGCGCTTGAAGCGGGCGAGATCATTCTGTCGGGTTCCTTCACCCGCCCCGTTGCCGCCCGGCCGGGCGACACCTTCCACGTCGATTACGGGGCGCTGGGTTCCGTCAACTGTCATTTCAACTAA
- a CDS encoding sulfite exporter TauE/SafE family protein: MSLLVIAACLAAGSLIGFMGGVLGIGGGLIAIPALVLLMGMSQQLAQGTALIMVLPAITMAVRKYNQQTRIDKRVAAAGAAGAVVFTWVGARLALGIDSSVLRRSFAVFLFFIALFYVWQTWRAGRLAARRAAGQAPSKAQSDHKPQSDQKPHSDHKRAPVFTPRRASVLGMLCGTLGGFFGVGGAVLAVPIITTVFRLPQTVAQALALSMVIPGSTIALITYAWAGQADWTVGVPLAIGSLLFVPVGVRLAYKLPERKLRVCFALMLFATVALLAFES; the protein is encoded by the coding sequence GTGAGTCTGTTAGTGATTGCCGCGTGCCTGGCCGCGGGTAGCCTGATTGGTTTCATGGGCGGCGTGCTGGGCATCGGGGGCGGGCTCATCGCCATTCCGGCGCTGGTGCTGTTGATGGGCATGTCGCAGCAGTTGGCGCAGGGCACCGCGCTGATCATGGTGCTGCCCGCCATCACCATGGCGGTGCGGAAATACAACCAGCAAACGCGCATCGACAAGCGCGTGGCGGCTGCCGGGGCGGCCGGCGCGGTGGTGTTCACGTGGGTGGGCGCGCGGCTGGCGCTGGGCATTGATTCCAGCGTGCTGCGTCGAAGCTTCGCCGTGTTCCTGTTCTTTATCGCGCTGTTCTACGTCTGGCAGACCTGGCGTGCGGGCCGCCTTGCCGCGCGCCGTGCAGCAGGGCAAGCGCCGTCCAAAGCGCAGTCCGACCACAAGCCGCAGTCCGACCAGAAGCCGCACTCCGACCACAAGCGTGCGCCGGTCTTCACCCCGCGCCGCGCCAGCGTGCTGGGCATGCTGTGCGGCACGTTGGGCGGCTTCTTCGGCGTGGGCGGTGCGGTGCTGGCCGTGCCCATCATCACCACGGTGTTCCGCTTGCCGCAGACGGTGGCGCAGGCCTTGGCCCTAAGCATGGTGATCCCCGGATCGACCATCGCGCTGATCACGTATGCATGGGCCGGCCAGGCGGACTGGACGGTGGGCGTGCCCTTGGCCATCGGCAGCCTGCTGTTCGTGCCGGTCGGTGTGCGCCTGGCCTACAAGCTGCCTGAACGCAAGCTGAGAGTCTGCTTTGCGTTGATGCTGTTCGCCACCGTGGCCTTGCTGGCGTTTGAGTCGTAG
- the hpaI gene encoding 4-hydroxy-2-oxoheptanedioate aldolase, with the protein MDILTNTFKQALRDRQPQIGLWAGLASAYTSEIIAGAGFDWLLIDGEHAPNTLQTTLSQLQSVAAYPVAPVVRPAWNDPVQIKQILDTGAQTLLVPMIQSADEARAAVAAVRYPPAGIRGVGSALARSSRWNRIPNYLERANDQMCVLVQIETPAGIDALDDILAVDGVDGAFIGPADLSAGMGFLGQPDHPEVLATIDQAIARIVRSGKAAGILHSGVAQAKHYLSLGATFVAVGVDAVLLARAAENLAGEFKDVRPVAAGKGPY; encoded by the coding sequence ATGGACATCCTGACCAATACCTTCAAGCAAGCCTTGCGCGACCGCCAACCCCAGATCGGCCTGTGGGCCGGCCTGGCCAGCGCCTACACATCTGAAATCATTGCGGGGGCCGGCTTCGACTGGCTGCTGATCGACGGCGAACATGCGCCGAACACCTTGCAGACCACCTTGTCGCAATTGCAATCCGTGGCCGCCTATCCGGTGGCGCCCGTGGTGCGCCCGGCGTGGAACGACCCGGTGCAGATCAAGCAGATCCTGGACACCGGCGCGCAGACCTTGCTGGTGCCGATGATCCAGTCCGCCGACGAAGCGCGCGCGGCCGTGGCGGCGGTGCGCTATCCGCCGGCCGGCATCCGGGGCGTGGGCAGCGCGCTGGCGCGTTCGTCGCGCTGGAACCGCATCCCCAACTACCTGGAACGCGCCAACGATCAGATGTGCGTGCTGGTGCAGATTGAAACGCCGGCCGGCATCGACGCGCTGGACGACATCCTGGCGGTGGATGGCGTGGACGGGGCCTTCATCGGCCCAGCCGATTTGTCCGCGGGCATGGGCTTTTTGGGGCAGCCGGATCACCCCGAGGTGCTGGCAACCATCGACCAGGCCATTGCGCGCATCGTGCGGTCTGGCAAGGCCGCGGGCATCCTGCACAGCGGCGTGGCGCAGGCCAAGCACTACCTGTCGTTGGGCGCGACCTTCGTGGCAGTTGGCGTGGATGCCGTGTTGCTGGCGCGCGCGGCGGAAAACCTGGCCGGCGAATTCAAGGACGTGCGGCCGGTGGCGGCGGGCAAAGGCCCCTACTGA
- the hpaD gene encoding 3,4-dihydroxyphenylacetate 2,3-dioxygenase codes for MGKLALAAKVTHVPSMYLSELPGKHHGCREAAIEGHRIIGQRCRELDVDTIVVLDVHWLVNAGYHVNANRAFKGCYTSNELPHFIKDMHYAYDGNPDLGRRIAESANAAGVGTRSHEIDSLELEYGTLVPMRYMNADGRFKVVSVAAWCAWHGLDESRRFGAALGQAIQASDSRVAVLASGSLSHRFNDNNSPEAAMHQISREFFKQVDLRVVDLWRQGDWKTFCAMLPEYADLCVGEGGMHDTAMLLGLLGWDGYDRPVEIVTDYFTSSGTGQINAIFPVPD; via the coding sequence ATGGGTAAGCTTGCACTGGCCGCCAAGGTGACCCACGTGCCGTCGATGTACTTGTCGGAGCTTCCCGGCAAACATCACGGTTGCCGCGAGGCCGCCATCGAAGGCCACCGCATCATCGGCCAACGCTGCCGCGAGCTGGACGTGGACACGATCGTGGTGCTGGACGTGCATTGGCTGGTGAACGCGGGGTATCACGTCAACGCCAACCGCGCCTTCAAGGGCTGCTACACCAGCAACGAACTGCCGCATTTCATCAAGGACATGCACTACGCGTACGACGGCAACCCCGATCTGGGTCGCCGCATCGCCGAAAGCGCCAACGCGGCGGGCGTGGGCACGCGCAGCCACGAAATCGACAGCCTGGAACTGGAATACGGCACGCTGGTGCCCATGCGCTACATGAACGCCGATGGCCGCTTCAAGGTGGTGTCGGTAGCGGCATGGTGCGCCTGGCACGGCCTGGACGAAAGCCGGCGCTTTGGCGCGGCGTTGGGCCAGGCCATCCAGGCCAGCGACAGCCGCGTTGCCGTGTTGGCCAGCGGGTCGTTGTCGCATCGCTTTAACGACAACAACAGCCCCGAAGCCGCGATGCACCAGATCAGCCGCGAATTTTTCAAGCAGGTGGACTTGCGCGTCGTCGATCTTTGGCGCCAGGGCGACTGGAAGACGTTTTGCGCCATGCTGCCCGAATACGCCGATTTGTGCGTGGGCGAGGGCGGCATGCACGACACCGCCATGCTGCTGGGCCTGCTGGGGTGGGACGGCTACGACAGGCCGGTGGAAATCGTCACCGACTACTTCACCAGTTCGGGCACGGGGCAGATCAACGCGATCTTTCCGGTGCCGGACTAA
- a CDS encoding fumarylacetoacetate hydrolase family protein, whose product MPHIWIEYSGNLALDTRALMRAVQGAAVGDGSLFPLAGARTRALRVDDCLIVDGHPDNAFVHVVLRIGHGRTDAQKAALGERVFLALNTALAPHLAMRPLGISMQIEEADPVLNYKHNNYRHYLAQRAEAASAALAQPPRTVVGVALNTRQSLDALGDAVNAPPYKAAPRAPVLYIKPANTYARDGDTITLPADVQEVQVVACLGVVFARRASRVSQADALDYVAGYRVVADLCVPHDSYFRPALKQQCRDGFCPIGDTLAPVSPAINPDALDIEVLVDGVVRQRASTADLFRPVARLIADVTEFMSFDAGDILLVGTPHDAPRVRAGQRYDIRIAQVGTLGNTLAAT is encoded by the coding sequence ATGCCCCATATCTGGATCGAGTATTCAGGCAACCTCGCCCTGGATACCCGTGCGCTGATGCGCGCGGTGCAAGGCGCCGCCGTCGGCGACGGCAGCTTGTTTCCGCTGGCAGGCGCCCGCACCCGGGCACTGCGTGTGGACGACTGCCTGATCGTGGACGGCCACCCCGACAACGCGTTCGTGCACGTGGTGCTGCGCATCGGCCACGGCCGCACCGACGCGCAAAAGGCCGCGTTGGGCGAGCGGGTGTTCCTGGCGCTGAACACCGCGCTGGCGCCGCACCTGGCCATGCGGCCCTTGGGCATTTCGATGCAGATCGAAGAAGCGGACCCGGTGCTGAACTACAAGCACAACAACTACCGCCACTATCTTGCGCAACGCGCCGAAGCGGCCAGCGCGGCCTTGGCGCAGCCGCCGCGCACCGTGGTCGGTGTGGCGCTCAACACGCGCCAGTCGCTTGACGCATTGGGCGACGCCGTCAACGCGCCGCCCTACAAGGCCGCCCCGCGCGCACCCGTGCTGTACATCAAGCCCGCCAACACCTATGCGCGCGACGGCGACACCATCACGCTACCCGCCGATGTGCAAGAGGTGCAGGTAGTCGCCTGCCTGGGCGTGGTGTTCGCGCGCCGCGCCAGTCGTGTCAGCCAGGCGGATGCGCTGGACTACGTGGCGGGCTATCGCGTGGTGGCGGACCTTTGCGTGCCGCACGACAGCTATTTCCGACCCGCCCTTAAACAACAGTGCCGCGATGGGTTCTGCCCCATCGGCGACACGCTGGCGCCGGTATCGCCGGCAATCAATCCGGATGCGTTGGACATCGAAGTGCTGGTGGACGGCGTCGTCAGGCAGCGCGCCAGCACGGCCGACCTGTTCCGCCCCGTTGCGCGCCTGATCGCCGACGTGACCGAATTCATGAGCTTTGACGCCGGCGACATCCTGCTGGTGGGTACGCCGCACGATGCGCCACGCGTGCGCGCGGGGCAACGCTATGACATCCGCATCGCGCAGGTCGGCACGCTGGGCAACACGTTGGCCGCAACCTGA
- a CDS encoding SDR family oxidoreductase: MKDKCVLITGATKGIGWALTQRLSDMGCHVVGIARNTTDVDFPGYLYACDLADAGRTEEVLREIREKFPVDAVVNNVGIASPQPLGEIDLATLYNVLDLNVRVAVQVTQAFIESMKVRRAGRIVNVVSRAIHGGLDRTAYSAAKSALVGCTRTWALELAEYGVTANAVAPGPIETEMFRATRPAGSDGEKRALASVPMKRLGTPAEVAAAIAFLLSDDAGFITGQVLGVDGGGSVAGRS; this comes from the coding sequence ATGAAGGACAAATGTGTGCTCATTACGGGCGCCACCAAGGGCATAGGCTGGGCGCTGACGCAGCGTCTGTCCGACATGGGCTGTCATGTGGTCGGCATTGCGCGCAACACCACCGATGTGGACTTTCCCGGCTATCTGTATGCCTGTGACCTGGCTGACGCCGGCCGCACCGAGGAAGTGCTGCGCGAAATCCGCGAGAAGTTTCCGGTGGACGCCGTGGTCAACAACGTGGGCATTGCGTCGCCGCAGCCCTTGGGCGAAATCGACCTGGCCACGCTGTACAACGTGCTGGACCTGAATGTGCGCGTGGCGGTGCAGGTCACCCAGGCGTTCATCGAATCCATGAAGGTGCGCCGCGCCGGCCGCATCGTCAACGTGGTCAGCCGCGCCATCCATGGCGGGTTGGACCGTACGGCGTACTCGGCCGCCAAGAGCGCACTGGTGGGCTGCACCCGCACGTGGGCCCTTGAACTGGCCGAATACGGCGTGACCGCCAACGCGGTCGCGCCCGGCCCGATTGAAACGGAAATGTTCCGCGCCACCCGCCCGGCAGGTAGCGATGGCGAAAAGCGCGCGCTGGCCTCCGTGCCCATGAAGCGACTGGGCACGCCGGCCGAAGTGGCGGCCGCCATTGCCTTCCTGCTGTCGGACGACGCGGGGTTCATTACCGGCCAGGTGCTGGGCGTGGACGGCGGCGGCAGCGTGGCCGGCCGATCCTGA
- the hpaR gene encoding homoprotocatechuate degradation operon regulator HpaR: MSPSFHHRNLPHLLLYARETLMAHFRPVLHAAGVTEQQWRVLRTLSETGAMEPNQIARSCQILSPSLTRMLAGMEEQGLIKRARSSADQRRQEISLTPKSHKLIDRMRPQVDAKYQEIEAKIGKELLDRLYQDVDTMVELIRRDPPPADAKETADA, translated from the coding sequence ATGAGTCCCAGCTTCCACCACCGCAATCTTCCCCACCTGCTGCTATACGCGCGCGAAACCCTGATGGCGCATTTCCGCCCCGTGCTGCACGCGGCCGGCGTCACCGAGCAACAATGGCGGGTGTTGCGCACCCTTAGCGAAACGGGCGCGATGGAGCCCAACCAGATTGCGCGCAGTTGCCAGATCCTCAGCCCCAGCCTGACCCGGATGCTGGCCGGCATGGAAGAACAGGGCCTGATCAAGCGTGCCCGCTCCAGCGCGGACCAGCGTCGCCAGGAAATATCCCTGACGCCCAAAAGCCACAAGCTGATCGACCGCATGCGCCCGCAGGTGGACGCGAAGTATCAGGAAATCGAGGCCAAGATCGGCAAGGAATTGCTCGACCGCCTGTATCAGGACGTGGACACAATGGTCGAGCTGATACGCCGCGACCCGCCCCCGGCCGACGCCAAGGAAACGGCCGACGCGTAG
- the radA gene encoding DNA repair protein RadA, with amino-acid sequence MAKSRTVYVCADCGGTTPKWQGKCPHCNAWNTLEETVESSTPAAAAHRYAPLASASPVRSLSEIEARETPRQPTGLDEFDRVLGGGLVAGAVVLIGGDPGIGKSTLLLQALASLSETTNVLYVTGEESAEQVALRARRLDLQTGNVNLLAEIRLEAIQAAVSEQKPTVAVIDSIQTLYSGELSAAPGSVSQVRECAAQLTRLAKQTGIAIVMIGHVTKDGALAGPRVLEHIVDTVLYFEGDTHSSFRLVRAFKNRFGAVNELGVFAMTDRGLRGVANPSALFLSQHEQQVAGSCVMATQEGTRPLLVEIQALVDSSHSPNPRRLTVGLEGNRLAMLLAVMHRHAGVTTFDQDVFVNAVGGVRITEPAADLPVLLAIMSSLRDKPLPRGLIAFGEVGLAGEIRPAPRGQERLREAAKLGFSIALIPKANAPRQPIEGLEIWAVDRLDAALDKLR; translated from the coding sequence ATGGCCAAATCCCGAACCGTATATGTGTGCGCCGACTGCGGCGGCACCACCCCGAAGTGGCAGGGCAAATGCCCGCATTGCAACGCCTGGAACACGCTGGAAGAAACCGTCGAGTCCTCGACGCCCGCCGCCGCCGCGCACCGTTACGCGCCGCTGGCCTCTGCCAGCCCGGTGCGCAGCCTGTCTGAAATCGAAGCCCGCGAAACACCACGCCAGCCGACCGGGCTGGACGAATTCGACCGCGTCCTGGGCGGCGGCCTGGTCGCGGGCGCCGTGGTGCTGATCGGCGGCGATCCGGGGATCGGCAAATCCACGCTGTTGTTGCAGGCGCTGGCCTCGCTGTCCGAAACCACCAACGTGCTGTATGTGACGGGCGAGGAATCGGCCGAACAGGTCGCCTTGCGCGCACGCCGGCTGGACTTGCAGACGGGCAACGTGAACCTGCTGGCCGAGATCCGCCTGGAAGCGATCCAGGCCGCCGTGTCCGAACAGAAGCCTACCGTGGCCGTCATCGACTCGATCCAGACCCTGTACAGCGGCGAACTCAGCGCCGCGCCGGGTTCGGTGTCGCAGGTGCGCGAATGCGCGGCGCAATTGACGCGCCTGGCCAAGCAGACCGGCATCGCGATCGTCATGATCGGCCACGTCACCAAGGACGGCGCGCTGGCCGGCCCGCGCGTGCTGGAGCACATTGTGGACACCGTGCTGTATTTCGAAGGCGACACGCATTCCTCGTTCCGGCTGGTGCGCGCATTCAAGAACCGCTTTGGCGCCGTCAACGAGCTGGGCGTTTTTGCGATGACCGACCGTGGCCTGCGCGGCGTGGCCAACCCGTCCGCGCTGTTCCTGTCCCAGCACGAGCAGCAGGTGGCCGGTTCCTGCGTGATGGCCACGCAAGAGGGCACGCGCCCGCTGCTGGTTGAGATCCAGGCCTTGGTCGACAGTTCGCATTCGCCCAATCCGCGCCGCCTGACGGTGGGCCTTGAAGGCAATCGGCTGGCCATGTTGCTGGCGGTGATGCACCGGCACGCGGGTGTCACCACGTTTGACCAGGACGTGTTCGTCAACGCCGTGGGCGGCGTGCGCATCACCGAACCGGCCGCCGACTTGCCGGTGCTGCTGGCCATCATGTCTTCGTTGCGCGACAAGCCCTTGCCGCGCGGCCTGATCGCGTTCGGCGAAGTTGGTCTGGCCGGCGAGATCCGTCCCGCGCCGCGCGGTCAGGAACGCTTGCGCGAAGCCGCCAAGTTGGGTTTTTCGATTGCGCTGATTCCCAAGGCCAACGCACCGCGCCAACCCATTGAAGGGTTGGAGATCTGGGCGGTGGACCGGCTGGACGCCGCGTTGGACAAGTTGCGCTGA
- a CDS encoding 2-hydroxyacid dehydrogenase: MTTKHRIIQVGSLAGSPSANKNLAERYDVVELWKFPDRKAALAEHGKGIAAVVTSANFGADAELINALPDLKAICSWGVGYETIDVDAAKKRGVQVSNTPDVLTDCVADLAWGLLIAGARRMGQGERFVRAGQWGQVHGSIPLGQRVSGKKLGIVGLGRIGEAIAKRGTGFDMDVRYHNRRKRDDIAYGYEASLVDLAAWADFLVVATVGGPSTRHLVNQAVLEALGPKGIIVNIARGPVIDEAALVAALEAGKLGCAALDVFEHEPKVPDALKTSDNAVVLPHIGSATLETRLAMENLMLDNLKAYFDTGHVITPVE; this comes from the coding sequence ATGACCACCAAGCATCGCATCATCCAGGTCGGCTCGCTGGCCGGCTCGCCTTCCGCCAACAAGAACCTAGCCGAGCGCTATGACGTCGTGGAGCTATGGAAATTCCCCGACCGCAAGGCGGCCTTGGCTGAACATGGCAAGGGCATCGCTGCCGTCGTCACGTCGGCCAACTTTGGCGCGGACGCCGAACTGATCAACGCGCTGCCCGACCTGAAAGCCATTTGCAGCTGGGGCGTGGGCTATGAAACCATCGACGTGGACGCCGCCAAAAAACGTGGCGTGCAGGTCAGCAACACGCCGGACGTGCTGACGGACTGCGTCGCGGATCTGGCCTGGGGCTTGTTGATCGCGGGTGCGCGCCGCATGGGCCAGGGCGAACGCTTTGTGCGCGCCGGCCAATGGGGTCAGGTGCACGGCAGCATCCCGCTGGGCCAGCGCGTCAGCGGCAAGAAGCTGGGCATCGTGGGCCTGGGCCGCATCGGCGAAGCCATCGCCAAGCGTGGCACGGGTTTCGACATGGACGTGCGCTATCACAACCGCAGAAAGCGCGACGACATCGCGTACGGCTACGAAGCATCGCTGGTGGACCTGGCCGCGTGGGCGGACTTCCTGGTGGTCGCCACCGTGGGCGGGCCCAGCACGCGCCACCTGGTCAACCAGGCCGTGCTGGAAGCGTTGGGTCCCAAGGGCATCATCGTCAATATCGCGCGCGGGCCGGTCATTGACGAGGCCGCGCTGGTGGCCGCACTGGAAGCGGGCAAGCTGGGCTGCGCGGCGCTGGACGTGTTCGAGCACGAACCCAAGGTGCCGGACGCATTGAAGACCAGCGACAACGCCGTCGTGCTGCCGCACATCGGCAGCGCCACGCTGGAGACCCGCCTGGCCATGGAAAACCTGATGCTGGACAACCTGAAGGCGTACTTCGACACGGGCCACGTGATTACGCCGGTGGAATGA
- a CDS encoding fumarylacetoacetate hydrolase family protein yields the protein MKHARIAYEGVIHSVTEADGEPGSVLLPDGRVLAEDAVTWLPPIEPRTTFTLAINYADHAKELAFKAPDEPLGFLKAANTFVGHRAHTLRPADVAFMHYECELAVVIGKTARNVTRGLAYDYVAGYTVANDYALRDYLENWYRPNLRVKNRDTCTPLGPWLVDRDDVPDPMNLTLRTTVNGVQTQLGNTRDMVFDVPALIEYFSSFMTLSPGDLILTGTPDGIVNVMPGDVVVTEIEGVGRLVNTLAPFPS from the coding sequence ATGAAACACGCACGCATCGCTTACGAAGGCGTCATCCACTCCGTTACCGAAGCCGACGGCGAGCCGGGCAGCGTACTGCTGCCGGACGGGCGCGTCCTGGCCGAAGACGCGGTGACATGGTTGCCGCCCATCGAACCGCGCACCACCTTCACACTGGCCATCAACTACGCGGATCACGCCAAGGAACTGGCGTTCAAGGCGCCCGACGAGCCGCTGGGTTTTCTGAAGGCCGCCAACACGTTCGTGGGCCATCGCGCGCACACACTGCGCCCGGCCGACGTGGCATTCATGCACTACGAGTGCGAGCTGGCCGTGGTCATCGGCAAGACGGCGCGCAACGTCACGCGCGGGCTGGCCTACGACTATGTCGCGGGCTACACGGTGGCCAACGACTATGCGCTGCGCGACTACCTTGAAAATTGGTATCGCCCCAACCTGCGCGTGAAAAACCGCGATACGTGCACGCCGCTGGGCCCCTGGCTGGTGGACCGCGACGATGTGCCCGACCCCATGAACCTGACGCTGCGCACCACGGTCAACGGCGTTCAGACCCAGCTTGGCAACACGCGCGACATGGTGTTCGACGTGCCTGCGCTGATTGAATATTTCAGCAGTTTCATGACCTTGTCCCCAGGCGACCTGATCCTGACCGGCACGCCGGACGGCATCGTCAACGTCATGCCCGGCGACGTGGTCGTGACGGAAATCGAAGGCGTCGGAAGGCTGGTCAACACGCTGGCGCCCTTCCCGTCTTAA